In Halorhabdus rudnickae, the following proteins share a genomic window:
- the gatA gene encoding Asp-tRNA(Asn)/Glu-tRNA(Gln) amidotransferase subunit GatA, with protein sequence MSHNVYITEETIEGRDEGPLAGRTVAVKDNISTDGVRTTAGSAMLAEYVPPYDATVVKRLKEAGGTIPGKTNMDEFGMGTTTETSHFGPTENPAAEGHVPGGSSGGSAAAVAAGEADLALGSDTGGSVRCPAAFCGVVGIKPTYGLVSRYGLIAYANSLEQIGPIAPTVEEAAELLEVIAAPDDRDATTREAHAEVGGSEPEDMREYAFADAADGNIEGLEIGIPTELLDGADEEVVETFWDAIDELEAAGASHHEVDLPSVEHAVEAYYVIAMSEASSNLARFDGVRYGPTPEYEGNWNEEYAAIREEGFGEEVKRRILLGTYALSAGYHDKYYKKAQDARAWVKQDFDSALSEADVLASPTMPVPPMERGESLDDPLTMYLADANTTPVNLANLPAISVPAGETSAGLPVGLQLIGPAFGERTIIRAASTLS encoded by the coding sequence ATGAGTCACAACGTCTACATCACCGAAGAGACGATCGAGGGCAGGGATGAGGGCCCGCTGGCGGGCCGGACGGTCGCCGTCAAGGACAACATCTCGACGGACGGCGTGCGCACGACTGCCGGCTCGGCCATGCTCGCCGAGTACGTCCCACCGTACGACGCAACGGTCGTCAAACGCCTGAAGGAAGCCGGTGGGACGATCCCGGGCAAGACCAACATGGACGAGTTCGGGATGGGAACGACGACGGAGACCTCGCACTTCGGGCCGACCGAGAACCCCGCCGCCGAGGGGCACGTTCCCGGTGGCTCTTCGGGTGGCTCGGCAGCCGCCGTCGCCGCTGGCGAAGCCGACCTCGCACTCGGCAGCGATACGGGTGGCTCAGTCCGGTGTCCGGCCGCATTCTGTGGCGTCGTTGGGATCAAACCAACCTACGGACTCGTCTCCCGGTACGGCCTGATCGCCTACGCCAACTCTTTAGAGCAGATCGGCCCGATTGCACCGACGGTCGAAGAAGCCGCGGAGCTTCTCGAAGTCATCGCGGCCCCCGACGATCGAGATGCGACGACGCGTGAGGCCCACGCGGAGGTCGGCGGTTCGGAACCCGAGGACATGCGCGAATACGCTTTCGCCGACGCCGCGGACGGCAACATCGAGGGTCTGGAGATCGGGATTCCCACCGAACTGCTCGACGGTGCGGACGAAGAAGTGGTCGAAACATTCTGGGATGCCATCGACGAACTGGAAGCGGCGGGTGCGAGTCATCACGAGGTCGACCTCCCGTCGGTCGAACACGCCGTCGAGGCCTACTACGTCATCGCGATGAGCGAGGCCTCCTCGAACCTCGCGCGGTTCGACGGCGTGCGCTACGGCCCGACGCCGGAATACGAGGGTAACTGGAACGAGGAGTACGCAGCTATCCGCGAGGAAGGGTTCGGTGAGGAGGTCAAACGCCGGATCCTGCTGGGCACCTATGCCCTCTCGGCCGGATACCACGACAAATACTACAAGAAAGCCCAAGACGCCCGGGCGTGGGTCAAGCAAGACTTCGATTCGGCCCTTTCGGAGGCGGACGTATTGGCATCGCCGACGATGCCAGTCCCACCGATGGAGCGCGGCGAGAGCTTGGACGATCCCCTCACGATGTACCTCGCCGACGCAAACACGACGCCGGTCAACCTCGCGAACCTGCCCGCCATCTCGGTGCCTGCGGGAGAAACGAGCGCTGGGCTGCCAGTTGGCCTCCAGTTGATCGGTCCCGCCTTCGGCGAGCGGACGATCATCCGGGCAGCCAGCACGCTGTCGTAG
- a CDS encoding transcription initiation factor IIB — translation MSDTTLRSHERATQQETSENEQTETHVCPECGGTLQSDSERGETVCSECGLVVEEDEIDPGPEWRAFDAKEKDQKSRVGAPTTNMMHDKGLSTNIGWQDKDAYGNSLSSRQREKMQRLRTWNERFRTRDSKERNLKQALGEIDRMASALGLPENVRETASVIYRRALDEDLLPGRSIEGVSTASLYAAARQAGNPRSLDEINNVSRVEKDETARTYRYVVRELGLEVKPADPASYVPRFASDLDLSEEAERHARDLLENAKQEGVHSGKSPVGLAAAAVYAASLLANEKVTQNEVSEVANISEVTIRNRYHELLEAKEGIRTA, via the coding sequence ATGTCAGATACGACCCTCAGAAGTCACGAACGAGCGACTCAGCAAGAGACCAGCGAGAACGAACAGACCGAGACCCACGTCTGTCCGGAGTGTGGCGGAACATTGCAATCGGACTCCGAGCGGGGCGAGACGGTCTGTAGCGAGTGTGGCCTGGTCGTCGAAGAAGACGAAATCGACCCCGGCCCGGAGTGGCGCGCTTTCGACGCCAAAGAGAAAGACCAGAAGAGCCGCGTCGGTGCCCCCACTACCAACATGATGCACGACAAGGGGCTCTCGACCAATATCGGCTGGCAGGACAAAGACGCCTACGGCAACTCGCTGTCCTCGCGACAGCGCGAGAAAATGCAACGATTGCGTACCTGGAACGAACGCTTCCGCACGCGTGACTCCAAAGAACGCAATCTCAAACAGGCCCTCGGCGAAATCGACCGCATGGCCTCCGCCCTTGGCCTCCCCGAAAACGTCCGCGAGACCGCGAGCGTCATCTATCGCCGCGCCCTCGACGAAGACCTCCTGCCCGGTCGCTCCATCGAAGGCGTCTCGACGGCCTCCCTCTATGCGGCCGCCCGACAGGCTGGCAACCCGCGGAGTCTCGACGAAATCAACAACGTGTCCCGCGTCGAAAAGGACGAGACTGCCCGGACGTATCGCTACGTCGTCCGTGAACTTGGCCTGGAAGTGAAGCCTGCAGATCCCGCCAGTTACGTCCCTCGCTTCGCCTCGGACCTCGACCTCAGCGAAGAAGCCGAACGCCACGCCCGCGACCTGCTGGAGAACGCCAAACAGGAGGGCGTCCACTCGGGGAAGAGTCCCGTCGGCCTGGCCGCCGCGGCCGTCTACGCCGCCTCGCTACTGGCCAACGAGAAAGTCACCCAGAACGAGGTCAGCGAAGTGGCGAACATCTCCGAGGTCACAATCCGCAACCGCTATCACGAGTTGCTGGAAGCCAAGGAAGGCATCAGAACGGCCTGA
- a CDS encoding ribonuclease P protein component 4, which produces MSDDAAIAAERIEILAEQARSAADADEHDRAREFVRQSRRIAQRHRLSIPRSFERFVCDDCDAYLLPGQNARIRTQDGHVVVTCGCGSQARYPYD; this is translated from the coding sequence ATGAGTGACGATGCGGCCATTGCGGCCGAACGGATCGAAATCCTTGCGGAACAAGCCCGTTCGGCGGCGGACGCGGACGAACACGACCGCGCCAGGGAATTTGTCCGTCAATCTCGTCGGATCGCCCAGCGACACCGGCTATCGATTCCACGATCTTTCGAGCGTTTCGTCTGTGACGACTGTGACGCGTATCTACTACCGGGCCAAAACGCTCGCATACGGACCCAGGACGGTCACGTTGTCGTCACCTGCGGATGTGGTTCCCAGGCCCGGTATCCATACGACTGA
- a CDS encoding YhbY family RNA-binding protein gives MSDPMHDLDVTVWVGKNGIDAVSEELSEQLDDRDAVKVKFLRAARAEGDTEVLAGDLAEAANGTVLDTRGHTAVIQR, from the coding sequence ATGAGCGATCCAATGCACGATCTGGATGTGACAGTCTGGGTCGGGAAAAACGGCATCGATGCCGTTTCTGAGGAACTCTCAGAGCAACTGGATGACCGTGACGCAGTCAAGGTCAAATTTCTGCGAGCGGCCAGAGCCGAGGGAGATACCGAGGTACTGGCTGGCGATTTGGCCGAGGCAGCGAACGGGACTGTTCTCGACACGCGAGGTCATACCGCGGTGATACAGCGATGA
- a CDS encoding NUDIX hydrolase → METTRHSVATVYVVHDGETVLHEHDKLEMWLPPGGHIDRDELPHVAAKREVREELGLEPDLVAPRGDLASATAESIPQPQHFLLEDINVHDGEVGHQHVDFIFYGQVESREIAPGDGEAPPEAWEWFSPADLAQASDRLPSDVVEIGKQAIESVDE, encoded by the coding sequence ATGGAGACGACGCGTCACTCCGTCGCGACAGTCTACGTCGTCCACGACGGCGAGACGGTACTGCACGAACACGACAAACTTGAGATGTGGCTGCCGCCAGGCGGGCACATCGACCGCGACGAGCTACCACACGTGGCCGCCAAACGGGAAGTGCGTGAGGAACTCGGTCTCGAACCGGACCTCGTTGCTCCCCGGGGAGACCTCGCCTCGGCGACCGCCGAGAGCATCCCACAGCCACAGCACTTTCTTCTCGAAGACATCAACGTCCACGACGGCGAGGTGGGTCACCAGCACGTCGACTTCATCTTCTACGGCCAGGTCGAGAGTCGGGAGATCGCTCCCGGCGACGGCGAGGCGCCACCGGAGGCGTGGGAATGGTTCTCTCCGGCCGATCTAGCGCAGGCGAGTGACAGACTGCCGAGTGACGTCGTCGAAATCGGGAAACAGGCGATCGAATCAGTTGACGAATAG
- a CDS encoding glycosyltransferase, with product MTLPSVAAFTDTYFPTVNGVTYTIQAWRDCWRQRDGDMPVVYPGTDEYDPDEREYPVRSVPFPFYEGFRVGVPKVPDGVGDPDLVHAHTPFGLGMSAMRLARSRDLPLVASYHTPTSEYAAYVSLGEHVERTIRRTARRYEHWFFDRADVVVVPSERTREHVRDRIGIEATVEVVPNGIDTERFQPVDPGDFLQRYDLPTDRPIIGYTGRHGYEKCLPDIVAATEDMDVTVVFGGDGPARPDVEARAEAADLDVRFLGFLPREELPAFYSALDVFAFPSPVETQGLVALEANACGTPVAGVDSGALAETIEDGVNGYSYPQGDGEAFRDAIRRALDDRAELSGRCLERRETISIDHAVDRLTDVYQGVLDAEPADVPRNRS from the coding sequence ATGACACTGCCGTCGGTCGCAGCCTTCACTGACACATACTTCCCGACGGTCAACGGCGTCACGTACACGATCCAGGCCTGGCGGGACTGCTGGCGACAGCGCGACGGCGACATGCCGGTCGTCTATCCAGGGACGGACGAATACGATCCCGACGAGCGGGAGTATCCGGTCAGGAGCGTTCCGTTCCCGTTTTACGAGGGGTTCCGCGTCGGCGTACCGAAGGTTCCCGACGGCGTCGGCGACCCGGATCTCGTCCACGCGCATACGCCCTTTGGACTCGGGATGAGCGCGATGCGACTCGCCCGGTCGCGTGACCTGCCACTGGTCGCCTCGTATCACACGCCGACCAGCGAGTACGCCGCCTACGTCTCGCTTGGCGAGCACGTCGAGCGGACGATCCGACGGACCGCCAGGCGGTACGAGCACTGGTTCTTCGACCGTGCGGACGTGGTCGTCGTCCCGAGTGAGCGGACGCGCGAGCACGTCCGCGATCGTATCGGGATCGAGGCGACAGTCGAAGTCGTTCCCAACGGAATCGATACCGAGCGTTTCCAGCCGGTCGATCCCGGGGATTTCCTGCAGCGGTACGACTTGCCGACGGATCGCCCGATCATCGGATACACCGGTCGGCACGGTTACGAGAAGTGTCTGCCCGATATCGTCGCCGCGACCGAGGACATGGACGTGACGGTCGTCTTCGGGGGCGACGGACCGGCGCGGCCGGACGTCGAGGCGCGGGCTGAAGCAGCCGATCTCGACGTCCGCTTTCTCGGGTTTCTCCCCCGCGAGGAACTCCCGGCCTTTTACTCGGCGCTTGATGTCTTCGCGTTCCCCAGCCCCGTCGAGACGCAGGGCCTGGTCGCCCTGGAGGCCAACGCCTGCGGGACGCCCGTTGCGGGCGTCGACAGCGGGGCGCTCGCCGAAACCATCGAGGACGGCGTCAACGGCTACTCCTATCCGCAGGGAGACGGCGAAGCTTTCCGCGATGCGATTCGTCGGGCGCTTGACGACCGAGCGGAACTTAGCGGGCGATGTCTCGAACGTCGGGAGACGATCAGCATCGATCACGCCGTCGACCGACTGACGGACGTCTATCAGGGCGTACTCGACGCGGAACCGGCGGACGTACCGAGGAACCGTTCCTGA
- a CDS encoding methionine synthase, producing the protein MSDTREQFRPDDHGNDHFLLTTVVGSSPKPKWHDRARELFEDETADFDEEEWEESKDDAARLITDEHERAGLDVVTDGEMRRNEMVEFFAKRIDGYEFNGRVKVWGHNYFDKPSVVDEVDYGESWLVDEYEFTSDVAETPVKVPITGPYTLASWSFNEVYDSEEELTYALADLVNEEIEALVDAGARYIQIDEPALATTPDDHAIVGEALERIAEDVPEDVRLGLHVCYGDYSRIYPEILEFPVEEFDLELANGDFEQIDVFKEPEFTKDLALGVVDVHDAEVESVEQIKENIKKGLEVVPPERLTVSPDCGVKLLPREVAYEKMANLVEAAREVEAELDAGTIEVPARE; encoded by the coding sequence ATGAGCGACACGCGCGAGCAGTTCCGCCCGGACGACCACGGCAACGACCACTTCTTGTTGACGACCGTTGTCGGCTCCTCTCCAAAGCCCAAGTGGCACGACCGCGCCCGTGAACTCTTCGAGGACGAGACGGCCGACTTCGACGAAGAAGAGTGGGAAGAATCGAAGGACGACGCCGCCCGCCTCATCACCGATGAACACGAGCGTGCGGGACTGGACGTCGTCACCGACGGCGAGATGCGCCGCAACGAGATGGTCGAATTCTTCGCCAAGCGCATCGACGGCTACGAGTTCAACGGCCGTGTGAAGGTCTGGGGGCACAACTACTTCGATAAGCCGAGCGTCGTCGACGAGGTCGACTACGGCGAGTCCTGGCTCGTCGACGAGTACGAGTTCACGAGCGATGTCGCCGAGACGCCCGTTAAAGTCCCCATCACGGGGCCATATACACTTGCGTCATGGAGTTTCAACGAAGTCTACGACTCTGAGGAGGAGCTGACGTACGCGCTGGCCGACCTCGTCAACGAGGAGATCGAGGCCCTCGTCGATGCCGGTGCGCGGTACATCCAGATCGACGAGCCGGCGCTGGCGACGACGCCAGACGACCACGCGATTGTCGGCGAAGCACTCGAACGCATTGCCGAGGACGTACCCGAGGACGTCCGACTCGGACTGCACGTCTGTTACGGCGACTACTCGCGGATCTATCCCGAGATCCTGGAGTTCCCCGTCGAGGAGTTCGACCTCGAACTCGCCAACGGCGACTTCGAGCAGATCGACGTGTTCAAAGAGCCCGAATTCACGAAAGATCTCGCGCTGGGCGTCGTCGACGTCCACGACGCCGAGGTCGAGTCCGTCGAACAGATCAAGGAGAACATCAAGAAAGGACTCGAAGTCGTCCCGCCCGAACGGCTGACCGTCTCGCCGGACTGCGGCGTCAAGCTGCTCCCCCGCGAGGTCGCCTACGAGAAGATGGCCAACCTCGTCGAGGCCGCCCGCGAGGTTGAGGCCGAACTCGACGCGGGAACGATCGAGGTGCCGGCTCGCGAGTAA
- the gatC gene encoding Asp-tRNA(Asn)/Glu-tRNA(Gln) amidotransferase subunit GatC, which yields MSESVVDPDEVEHVADLARVNLNDEERERFSEQFADILSYFETLDAVPEVEPEAELTNVMRPDEVEASLDQDAALENAPESEDGFFKGPRVS from the coding sequence ATGAGCGAATCGGTCGTCGATCCCGATGAGGTCGAACACGTCGCGGACCTCGCACGGGTGAACTTGAACGACGAGGAACGTGAGCGCTTCAGCGAGCAGTTCGCTGATATTCTCTCGTACTTCGAGACGCTCGATGCGGTTCCCGAAGTCGAGCCGGAGGCTGAACTGACCAACGTCATGCGTCCGGACGAGGTTGAAGCGAGCCTCGATCAGGACGCGGCCCTCGAGAACGCACCCGAGAGCGAGGACGGCTTCTTCAAGGGTCCACGCGTCTCATGA